Genomic segment of Planctomycetota bacterium:
TCTGGGTTTCCCACGCCGGAGGCGGCGTGCGCTGCGAAGAGCCCGGCCACGACCACTTCTTGTACCCCAGGCCATCGAGAACCGCTTCGAGATGTTGACGAGTCGGGGCCCCTTCGTCCAGCGCTATCAGCGCGGGTGTCAGGCTCTCCGGATCCCTGGACAGTCCCGCCACGAGATCGGCGAACGAGCCCGCGATCGGAATCTCGAGCGGTTCATCCGCGGAGGTCTCGCCCGGCTCAACGTGGGTAATCGAGGGTTCCCCGTTCGGGCCGCTTACGCGGTAGTCCAGGCAGCACCACCAGTGCCCGTCGCCGAAGAGCGGCACGAGCCTTTCCGCAAGCCCCCATTCGTCAGCGGCGACGCCCCGCAGCTCCACGATATCATCGCCGGAGCCACCACCAACGCCGGGGATCGAACGTATGTGATAGCTCTTCCGCGCGAAGGACTGTGCCGGTGGTTTCTTCTTCAACGTGAACCGGTTGAGCCGTAACCTCGCGCCGTTTCGGACGAGCAGCAGCGATCTCAGTTCCTCCGGCAGCCTCACGCCGAGCACGCGTTCCGCGTCCTTGATCGCGGCTTGCGTCGCCGGGGTATCCGTCTCTTCGGGGCGAAGCTTCGCGAGAACCTCGGCCGGTGATCTGGACTTCGCCATTGCCAATCACTCTAGCGGGGTATTCCTCCCGTTTCACTCTGCAGCCACGCGGCGCGCAGAGTGCCACCGGATGTTGATCTCCCCACGACCCAGTTTCAAAGCGTCTCCGGCGACGACGAATGCTGCCGTCGTGTGCGGATGTCACCCGGTGACCGAGCGAGACTGAAAACGACAACCCCCGCGTCTTGCGACACGGGGGTTCGTCATTTCCAAAAGTAGAGGACGAGAGGCGGTGTGACGAACCTCTTCCCAAAGCCCCGGAGACACGAAGCGAGGGCGCGGACGCCCGGCAGGTTCAATCGGCCGCCGCGGGTTACTCGTGGGAGCCCCTTTCGTTGACGCTGCGCCAAGGGCGATCGCCTGCACGCACGTGCCTCGGTGCGATGCCGGGGGTCCGGCCGCCGGCTTCCCCTGGCCTATGACCAGCTCCGCCGCGCCGCCGAATCACATTTGGCGGGGCAACAAAACGCCCACACCTCTCGGCCACCGCCATGGTCCACGAGGCGTACCTACGGCTCGTCGGTCCGCGACAGGTGCCATGGGCCGGCCGCGGCCAGCCTCCCTGCGCCCCGAGTTGAAGACGGGGCCGCTGTCGCTTCCATCCGGACTTTGCAGGATTGAACCGACCCCGCGCGACCCCGGAGGCCCGCAAAGCCTCCGAAGTGCGCGTGCACCTGAGGCGATGGCGGTGTATACTCACTCTGCACAGCGCGGTAATGGGGCCAGGCTAACTCCTCTGGGGATTGTCGAGCCAAACCGGACTTGACCGCAGGAAACCGCAGTCTGGAAGGGCCAATCGCAGATGAATACCAACTCTCATAGCCGGGTGCCCTGGGCCGCCCACCCTCGGACCGACGGCTCGCCTCGCATCCGATCAGATGCACCAGTCAAGCCCGTGGTTGTGAGGACAGGTCCTGCCCGGTGTGGGCAACTTCGCGGAATGGGAAGGAAGGGGTCGAACTTGAGCTCTCAAACTCTCCCTGTCCGCGCGATGACACGGTGTTCGACTCGGGGGGGGGGCGAAATGGAAGTGCGCGGCGCGGTTTGACTGGTTGGACGTCCAATCGCTGACCGCTGCTGCTGTGGCCCTTTGGGTGGGGGCCGGCATTGCGCATGCCGATGGTGGGGACATCTGGAACCTCGGTACGCTTGGGGGCTTGCACAGCTACGCCAGCGCGATCAACGACGCGAACCAAGCCACGGGCGTTTCCGATACCGGCTTTGCTGACGGTGCATTTCGTTTCTCTGGTGTTCCCGGTTCTGGCGGAGTGATGGTCAACTTGGGGAGTGTTGATGCGCGAGCCATCAACAATGGCGGGCAAGTTGCGGGCCTTTCGTTCGGCCAAGCAGTCGTCTACAGCGGCGTACCCGGCTCGGGCGGATCGCTGGCCAACTTGGGCACGCTTGGTGGAACAAGCAGTGGCGCCTATGGCATCAACGATTCCGGAAGCGTTGTTGGCACCTCTCAAACCACCGGCGATTTGTTCAATCACGCCTTCTTGTACAACGGCGTTCCCGGCTCGGGCGGTTCGATGGCGGACTTGGGTACCCTCGGCGGAACATACAGCGTCGCTTGGGATATCAGCAATGCTGGGCAAATTGTCGGTCAGGCTGGCTTGACCGGCGACGCCGCCGGTCGCGCGTTTGTGTACTCTGGAGTACCCGGCGCAGGAGGCTCGATGGCGGACCTGGGTACCTTGGGAGGAATGAACAGCGTTGGTTACGCGATCAACAACGCGGGGCAAACGGCGGGCACCTCGGCCCTGACCGGCGACACCGAGTATCACGCCTTCCTGTACTCCGGCACGCCCGGCGCCGGCGGTACTATGGTGGATCTTGGGACTCTCGGCGGCGACTACAGCGAAGCGTTCGGCATAAACGATGCCGGGTTTGTTGTCGGGTATTCCAGACGCTCCACAGGCCCGGAGG
This window contains:
- a CDS encoding DUF3466 family protein, which gives rise to MHSYASAINDANQATGVSDTGFADGAFRFSGVPGSGGVMVNLGSVDARAINNGGQVAGLSFGQAVVYSGVPGSGGSLANLGTLGGTSSGAYGINDSGSVVGTSQTTGDLFNHAFLYNGVPGSGGSMADLGTLGGTYSVAWDISNAGQIVGQAGLTGDAAGRAFVYSGVPGAGGSMADLGTLGGMNSVGYAINNAGQTAGTSALTGDTEYHAFLYSGTPGAGGTMVDLGTLGGDYSEAFGINDAGFVVGYSRRSTGPEVWPTLWLNDAAHTAIDLAAWLNTTNPAMGADWVLGSSSSRTIDINNNGLIVGTGYYNGPGGNGYAHAFMLDVSTLVPAPSSSVLLAVLGLSGAVRRRRSAAATVRETQATTE
- a CDS encoding SMI1/KNR4 family protein, with translation MAKSRSPAEVLAKLRPEETDTPATQAAIKDAERVLGVRLPEELRSLLLVRNGARLRLNRFTLKKKPPAQSFARKSYHIRSIPGVGGGSGDDIVELRGVAADEWGLAERLVPLFGDGHWWCCLDYRVSGPNGEPSITHVEPGETSADEPLEIPIAGSFADLVAGLSRDPESLTPALIALDEGAPTRQHLEAVLDGLGYKKWSWPGSSQRTPPPAWETQKYSSFVNGCDARIELWTNRLYDISQLLTVERPEKHPMLRVSVSPKDEEACLRELLDALGTGAVLLHGLE